A segment of the Deinococcus radiopugnans ATCC 19172 genome:
GTCAGCGGCGCCACGCCCAAGGGGGCCACGCCGATTGTCTACTCGCTGATCCAGGCGGCGAACGACTTTCCGAAGGACAGCAGCCGCAAGGTGATTGTGCTGGTCACGGACGGTGAGGAATCCTGCGGCGGCAAGCTGAACGACGCGGCGGCGATGTTCAAGAAACTGGGCATCGAGGTGGACATCCGCATCATCGGCATTGACCTGAACGAGAAGGCGCGCAAGAGTTTTGAGGGCTTCGGCACGTTCGAGAACACCCGTAGCGGCGCGGAACTCGGCGCCGCCCTGAGCCGGGCCACCGCCACCACCCAGGCGGGCAGGTACGCCGTGTCCAGTCCCAAAACGGCGGGGGCGGGCAGCGTGGTTGAGGTCAAGTGGACCGGGCCGAACAATCCCGGCGATTACGTGACCGTGGTGCCCAAGGGAACCCCGGTCGGACAGTACAAGGACTACTTCTATACCAAAGACGGCAACCCTGGCAAGCTGACCGTGCCGCTGGATCCCGGCGAATATGAACTTCGCTACTCCAGCGAGAAGGCCAGCCCCAACCCGACGCTCGCCAGCGCGCCGATCACGTTGACGCCGCCGACCTACGGCCTGTCGGCGCCCAAAGCTGTCCTGGCAGGCAGCCAGGTCGAGGTCAGGTGGACCGGGCCGAACAATCCCGGCGACTACGTGACCGTGGTGGAAAAGGGTGCGCCTATCGGGAAATACACCACTTACTTCTATACCAAGGCGGGCAACCCCGGCAAACTGATCGTGCCGCTGAACGCGGGCGAATACGAGCTGCGCTATTCCAGCGAGAAGGCCAGCCCCAACCCCACGCTGGCCAGCGTTCCCATCACCCTGACGGCCCCCAAATATGGTCTGAGCGCCCCCACCACCGCCAAACCGGGCAGCACCATTGAGATCAAGTGGACCGGGCCCAACAACCCCGG
Coding sequences within it:
- a CDS encoding vWA domain-containing protein, translating into MPHSISLRRLSVTLALGAGLVAGVAGAQATTNVQLILDASGSMLGKLPDGQTRIASAKATLTQFLGGLNADAGLNVGMRIYGGGLKTGPQCEDSVLVTPMKGFDKAALQTQVSGATPKGATPIVYSLIQAANDFPKDSSRKVIVLVTDGEESCGGKLNDAAAMFKKLGIEVDIRIIGIDLNEKARKSFEGFGTFENTRSGAELGAALSRATATTQAGRYAVSSPKTAGAGSVVEVKWTGPNNPGDYVTVVPKGTPVGQYKDYFYTKDGNPGKLTVPLDPGEYELRYSSEKASPNPTLASAPITLTPPTYGLSAPKAVLAGSQVEVRWTGPNNPGDYVTVVEKGAPIGKYTTYFYTKAGNPGKLIVPLNAGEYELRYSSEKASPNPTLASVPITLTAPKYGLSAPTTAKPGSTIEIKWTGPNNPGDYVTVVEKGAPIGKYTTYFYTRAGNPGTLKMPTAPGSYEIRYSSEKASPNPTLFSVGIEVR